The genomic segment AATTGCAATGGGCGAGAGATAACTATGGTGCCGAAATTCTTCACGGGCGTGCACGTTGGAAATGTGCACCTCAATGAACCCTGCGCCATCGGCAATCTCCGCCAGCGCGTCCCGCAAGGCAACAGAGGTGTGGGTGAGCCCACCGGGGTTGATGATCACAGCCGCGCGGCGATCAGCAGCATCATGGACCCAGTCAATCAGTTCGGCTTCGGAATTGGACTGCTTAAAGTCCAGGTCAATTCCATAGTCTTTGGCGCGTTTCCGCAGCGTAGCCTCCACGTCGGCAAGTGTAGTTGTGCCGTACACGTCGGGTTGACGTTTACCCAAGCGGTTCAGGTTTGGCCCGTTCAGCACCACCACTGCTGTGTTATTCATGATTTCCCCTCTCACGGTTCAGAAATCGCCTGGTAGGCCGCCCGTAGTTCATCGTCACTGGTGTCTTCCAGTCGGGTGGTTTCCCCCACACCAGTCAATGCGACAAAACGGATATGCCCATCACGGTTCTTCTTATCCCGCCGCATGCCGGCGATGAGCTCATCGAAATGACCACCCTCATAGCTGGTTGGCAGGCCAACAGATGCCAGGATGCTGCGGTGACGCTGCACCAACGCGGCGTCGATAAGCCCCTTAAGGCGTGCTAGCTCGGCGACAAACATCATGCCCACAGCCACAGCGTTGCCGTGACGCCAGGTGAAATGCTCCCGCAGTTCCACGGCGTGACCAAACGTGTGACCATAGTTGAGGATTTCCCGTAGCCCCGCCTCCTGCAGATCTTCTGACACCACTCGCGCTTTCACCGCAACGGACCGGGCAACCAGCTCCGGCAAATGACCATCCACACGAAGGCACGCAGCCGAGTCGGATTCGTACAGGTCCAAAATCGCGGGGTCGGCAATAAACCCAGTCTTAATAATCTCCGCAGAGCCCGCCACCAGCTCATCCTCTGGCAGCGACCGCAACCGATCCAGATCAACAAACACGGCATACGGCTCGTGGAACGCCCCCACCAAGTTCTTCCCCGCCGCAGTGTTAATACCCGTCTTACCCCCCACAGCGGCATCCACCATGGCCAGCAACGTGGTGGGAACCTGAATAACCTTGATACCGCGCATCCAGGCCGCAGCGACAAAACCTGCAAGATCCGTGGCGGCGCCGCCACCAAGACCAATGACCACATCGCGGCGGCCAAAGTTCTTCTCCCCCAGCACATCCCAACAACGGCCTGCCACCTGCAAAGTCTTGCCATTTTCAGCGTCGGGCAGCTCAATCAGGGTCGTCTCCAGGCCCGCAGCAGAGACGGCATTGGCGAGGGAGGTCGCAGCGTCGATAAGTGCTGGCTGGTAGATAAGCGCAACCTGTGTCGCGCCGGGAGCTGCGGCGGCGGTGCGGGCGATGGTCTCGTCAAGCCCGTGGTCAATGACTACCTTATAGGGGTTCGGTCCGGTGACGTCGATGGTGGGCACGCGCCGTCCTTTCACAAAAGATGGAAAACTCAGCTGATGGTTTCAAGATATCGCAAAATATCAGCCACCACTTTCTGGGGTGTGCGGTGGTCGGTGCGAGCTTTGAACCCGGAAACCTCGCGGTATAAGGGTGCGCGTTCATCGACAAGCTGCTGGTAGCGCACCGCAGGATCGATTCCTGGCGCGCCTGTGACAACGGGCCTGGTGGGTGTTTGGTTGGTGCGTCGCACGCCTTCTTCAACGGAAACATCCACCCAGACGACTTCGTGGTTGGCCAGGAGCGCTCGCGTGGAGTCTGTGACCACGGCCCCGCCGCCAAGGCTGACCACGCCGTCATGTTGGAGTGCTTGGGCCACGTGCTGGGCTTCGAGTTCGCGGAATTGTTCTTCACCGAGGTCCGAGTAGACCTCGCCGCATGGTTTTCCTTGGTCTTGTTCGATGAGGGCGTCGGAGTCAACATGTGTGGTGTTGAGTGCGCGGGCTAGTCGACGCCCGATGGTGGTTTTTCCCGCCCCTGGGGGGCCGACGAGGACAACTCGGGGTTGAGACATCAACTGTTAAACTCCAAACGTTCTGTGACTTTTGCAAGGTAACTATTAATGTTTCGGCTAGTTTCTGAGATATTATCACCTGCGAACTTATTCAACACGGCGCGTGCAAGAACGAGGGTGACCATTGCTTCGGCAACAACGCCCGCTGCGGGGACCGCGCAGACGTCGGAGCGTTGGTGGATTGCCGAGGCAGGGTCTCCGGTAGCCATGTCGATAGTCTTCAGGGCACGGGGCACTGTGGAGATGGGTTTCATAGCTGCTCGCACGATGAGTGGTTGGCCGTTAGTCATGCCACCTTCAAGCCCACCGGCGCGGTTGCTGGTGCGTGTGATGGCACCAGTGTCGGTGCGAATGATTTCGTCGTGGGCTTGGGATCCGCGGCGTCGGGCTTCGGCGAAACCGTCGCCGATTTCGACGCCCTTGATGGCTTGGATACCCATAAGCGCTGCGGCAAGTTGGGCGTCGAGCCGGTCATCGCTGGAGACGTGCGAGCCCAGTCCGATGGGAAGACCATGGACGATGACTTCAACAACACCGCCGAGAGTGTCACCTGCTTTTTTAGCGGCTTCGATCTGGGTAATCATGTCCTGTTCGGCACCGCTATCATAGGCACGAACCGGGGAGGCATCGATGGCATCAAGATCGCTGAAGGTGGGAATGGGGCCTTGATACGACTCAGACTCGCCGATGGAGATGACGTGTGACAATACTTCCACGCCGAGTGTTTCGCGGAGGAAGTTGCGTGCAACGGTGGCGGCGGCCACCCTGGCTGCGGTTTCACGGGCGGATGCGCGTTCCAGGATGGGCCGGGCCTCGTCCATGTCGTATTTGAGCATTCCGGCGAAGTCGGCGTGCCCTGGGCGTGGCCTGGTGAGTTTTGCACCGCGGCCGGAGTTCATGGCAGCGGCGATGTCGGAGTCGCTGGTGTCGATGGGGTCGGCAGACATGATGGTGGTCCATTTGGGCCATTCGGTGTTGCCGATCATGATGGCGATGGGACCGCCAAGGGTCTGCCCATGTCGAACACCCGTCAGCATGGTGACCTCGTCGGCCTCGAATTTCATGCGCGCTCCCCTGCCATATCCGAGACGGCGGCGGGCTAGCTGCGTGGAAATGTCATCACTGGTGATGGGCACCCCTGCCGGCATGTGTTCGAGTAGCGCAATCAAAGCTTGACCGTGGGATTCACCTGCAGTTGTCCATCGAAGCATGCTAGTTATTGTGTCACGGAACCTGGGTCGGAGGAAAACATGCGCTGGTGTTACATCACCCCTGCGTAGTGGTGCCACAACACAACAAGCGCCGTCGCCCCGATCATTCCGGGGCCATGTGGCATGGCGTGTCGCTTGGTTATCAGCAAAAGGATGACGGTGCTAAGCGACGCCCCTCCTACCGCCACGAGCCACCCCCGCCACCCGCACATGGCAGCCAGAATCCCCAGGCTGGCAGCTAGTTTCACGTCACCGCTTCCGACTCCCCCACTGATGTACCCAGATGCTATATAGAGGGCGCTCCAGGCAACCCCGCCAAGTATCGCCAAGGGGTCACCAGCAGCGACGGCAACGACGATAGCCACCGCGAATCCCGTGTAGGTCAGCACATTAGGCAGCCGTGAAAAACACACATCCCAACCAACAAGAAGACTTGCCCACACCCCGAAAAAACTACACATGCACCCCACATGGGGCTTGATTGTAGCAGTTCTAGTGCAGGTCGTTGATCAGTGCCTGCCACATCGCCTCACGTGGCGCAGGAACTCCGGTGAACTGCTCGAATTGCCCATATGCCTGGTTGGCCAGCATCACGTGGCCGCCAACAGCCTTGTGTCCGTTGCGCTGGGTCTGCGTGACCAGCGGAGTCGGCCAGGGTTCATAGATCACGTCAAACACCGAGGTGTGCGCAAGATCCTGCACATGATCCTGGATTGCCGCAGAGGGAACGGTGGACACCAGCACAGCGGATTGCTCGGCCAGGTCACGCAGGGCTGCCTCGTAGCTCACAAAGGTACAACGTCCACCGTGGGCTTCCACGAGT from the Corynebacterium durum genome contains:
- the aroC gene encoding chorismate synthase; this encodes MLRWTTAGESHGQALIALLEHMPAGVPITSDDISTQLARRRLGYGRGARMKFEADEVTMLTGVRHGQTLGGPIAIMIGNTEWPKWTTIMSADPIDTSDSDIAAAMNSGRGAKLTRPRPGHADFAGMLKYDMDEARPILERASARETAARVAAATVARNFLRETLGVEVLSHVISIGESESYQGPIPTFSDLDAIDASPVRAYDSGAEQDMITQIEAAKKAGDTLGGVVEVIVHGLPIGLGSHVSSDDRLDAQLAAALMGIQAIKGVEIGDGFAEARRRGSQAHDEIIRTDTGAITRTSNRAGGLEGGMTNGQPLIVRAAMKPISTVPRALKTIDMATGDPASAIHQRSDVCAVPAAGVVAEAMVTLVLARAVLNKFAGDNISETSRNINSYLAKVTERLEFNS
- a CDS encoding prepilin peptidase, which gives rise to MCSFFGVWASLLVGWDVCFSRLPNVLTYTGFAVAIVVAVAAGDPLAILGGVAWSALYIASGYISGGVGSGDVKLAASLGILAAMCGWRGWLVAVGGASLSTVILLLITKRHAMPHGPGMIGATALVVLWHHYAGVM
- the aroQ gene encoding type II 3-dehydroquinate dehydratase, whose product is MNNTAVVVLNGPNLNRLGKRQPDVYGTTTLADVEATLRKRAKDYGIDLDFKQSNSEAELIDWVHDAADRRAAVIINPGGLTHTSVALRDALAEIADGAGFIEVHISNVHAREEFRHHSYLSPIAIGVIAGLGVKGYELALEYFAGPVWGSLI
- the aroB gene encoding 3-dehydroquinate synthase gives rise to the protein MPTIDVTGPNPYKVVIDHGLDETIARTAAAAPGATQVALIYQPALIDAATSLANAVSAAGLETTLIELPDAENGKTLQVAGRCWDVLGEKNFGRRDVVIGLGGGAATDLAGFVAAAWMRGIKVIQVPTTLLAMVDAAVGGKTGINTAAGKNLVGAFHEPYAVFVDLDRLRSLPEDELVAGSAEIIKTGFIADPAILDLYESDSAACLRVDGHLPELVARSVAVKARVVSEDLQEAGLREILNYGHTFGHAVELREHFTWRHGNAVAVGMMFVAELARLKGLIDAALVQRHRSILASVGLPTSYEGGHFDELIAGMRRDKKNRDGHIRFVALTGVGETTRLEDTSDDELRAAYQAISEP
- a CDS encoding shikimate kinase; translated protein: MSQPRVVLVGPPGAGKTTIGRRLARALNTTHVDSDALIEQDQGKPCGEVYSDLGEEQFRELEAQHVAQALQHDGVVSLGGGAVVTDSTRALLANHEVVWVDVSVEEGVRRTNQTPTRPVVTGAPGIDPAVRYQQLVDERAPLYREVSGFKARTDHRTPQKVVADILRYLETIS